The Gadus macrocephalus chromosome 21, ASM3116895v1 genome has a segment encoding these proteins:
- the mboat2b gene encoding lysophospholipid acyltransferase 2b, producing MATETVSPACTGSSLLQPISEIINLPLDQVNFVVCQLCALLTAFWFRLYLHPKRSSPFIRHVVATLLGLYFALFCFGWYALHFLVQSGLTYGIMILTGVEHMHKYCLVVALGYLSFCQITRVYVFDYGMYSADFTGPMMVITQKITSLAFEIHDGMARKEEHLTPGQKILAIRRMPSLLEYFSYNCNFMGILAGPTCSYNDYIAFIEGGTCCHRDFETSRKACGKVKGSEPSPNTVVVQKIATCFFSLMVFLLVCKVFPVERNIDDDFIANTPFYAQVVYLYLSMLTTRPKYYFVWTLADAINNAAGFGFNGYNLDGSPRWDLISNLRIQNIELATSFKVFLDNWNIQTAHWLKRVCYERCPYNPTAATFILSAMWHGAYPGYYLTFLTGIVVTLAARAVRHNVRPYFQCSPAHKLLYDVITWASTQIAICYTVVPFVLLSVGPSIKFYRSWCFSLHLGCVLLAVALPVKPRHLRLKDQHKTRPLGQDQAQAQAQDQDQDQGLQSQQPLVATDGNCNQKSKTT from the exons ATGGCCACTGAAACAGTCTCTCCGGCGTGTACGGGGTCCAGTTTGCTGCAGCCCATCAGCGAAATCATAAATCTGCCCCTGGATCAG gtcaACTTTGTGGTGTGCCAGCTATGTGCTCTGCTAACGGCGTTCTGGTTCCGTCTGTACCTCCACCCCAAGAGGAGCAGTCCCTTCATCAGACATGTGGTCGCCACCCTCCTGGGCCTCTACTTCGCCCTCTTCTGCTTCGGCTG GTATGCGCTCCACTTCTTGGTTCAGAGTGGGCTGACGTATGGCATCATGATCCTGACTGGAGTAGAGCACATGCACAA ATACTGCCTGGTGGTTGCCCTTGGTTACCTGAGCTTCTGTCAGATTACACGAGTCTACGTGTTTGATTATGGGATGTACTCTGCCGACTTCACAGG GCCAATGATGGTCATCACGCAAAAGATAACCAGTCTGGCGTTTGAAATCCATGACG gaaTGGCCCGTAAGGAGGAGCATCTGACACCTGGGCAGAAAATATTGGCCATAAG GAGAATGCCCAGTTTACTGGAGTACTTCAGCTACAACTGTAACTTCATGGGCATCCTCGCTGGCCCCACCTGCTCCTACAACGACTACATTGCCTTCATCGAAGGCGGGACCTGTTGTCATAGAGACTTTGAGACCAGTAGGAAGGCCTGTGGAAAAGTGAAAGGGAGCGAGCCTTCACCGAAT ACGGTGGTGGTCCAGAAGATAGCGACATGCTTCTTCTCCCTCATGGTGTTTCTGTTGGTGTGTAAAGTGTTCCCCGTCGAGCGCAACATCGACGACGACTTCATCGCCAACACGCCGTTCTACGCCCAGGTCGTGTACCTGTACCTGTCCATGCTCACCACGCGGCCAAAGTACTACTTCGTGTGGACGCTGG CGGATGCCATAAACAACGCCGCAGGCTTTGGGTTCAACGGCTACAACCTGGACGGCTCCCCGCGCTGGGACCTCATCTCCAACCTCAGGATCCAGAACATTGAG TTGGCAACCAGCTTCAAGGTATTCCTGGACAACTGGAACATCCAGACAGCACACTGGCTCAAACG GGTTTGTTATGAGCGCTGTCCCTACAATCCCACGGCGGCCACCTTCATCCTGTCGGCCATGTGGCACGGAGCCTACCCTGGATATTACCTCACCTTCCTCACCGGCATCGTGGTCACGCTGGCCGCGCGGGCC gtgagacACAACGTGCGGCCGTACTTCCAGTGCTCGCCCGCCCACAAGCTCCTCTATGACGTCATCACGTGGGCGTCCACCCAGATCGCCATCTGCTACACGGTGGTGCCGTTTGTACTGCTGTCCGTGGGCCCGTCCATCAAGTTCTACAG ATCCTGGTGCTTCAGCCTCCACCTGGGCTGCGTGCTGCTGGCCGTCGCCCTGCCCGTCAAGCCCCGCCACCTGCGCCTCAAAGACCAGCACAAGACCCGGCCGCTCGGCCAggaccaggcccaggcccaggcccaggaccaggaccaggaccaggggctCCAGAGCCAGCAGCCCCTAGTGGCCACCGACGGCAACTGCAACCAGAAGTCCAAGACCACATGA